In Dromiciops gliroides isolate mDroGli1 chromosome 4, mDroGli1.pri, whole genome shotgun sequence, one DNA window encodes the following:
- the TMEM101 gene encoding transmembrane protein 101 codes for MAAGPGRRRRLLQLLMQFGSVLLTRCPFWGCFSQLMLYAERADARRKPDIPVPYLYFDMGAAVLCASFMSFGVKRRWFALGAALQLAVSTYAAYVGGYVHYGDWLKVRMYSRTIAIIGGFLVLASGAGELYRQKPRSRSLQSTGQVFLGIYLICVAYSLQHSKEDRLAYLNHIPGGELTLQLLFILYGVLALAFLSGYYVALAAQILAVLLPLIILLIDGNIVYWHNTRRVEFWNQMKLIGENVGIFGAAVILATDG; via the exons ATGGCGGCGGGGCCGGGCCGGCGGCGGCGACTGTTGCAGTTACTCATGCAGTTCGGTTCGGTGCTGCTCACGCGGTGTCCGTTCTGGGGCTGCTTTAGTCAGCTCATGCTGTATGCCGAACGGGCCGACGCGCGCCG GAAGCCGGACATCCCCGTGCCCTACCTGTACTTTGACATGGGGGCCGCTGTCCTCTGTGCCAGCTTCATGTCGTTCGGAGTGAAGCGCCGCTGGTTTGCGCTGGGAGCTGCCCTCCAGCTGGCTGTCAGCACCTATGCAGCCTATGTCGGGGGCTATGTCCACTATGGAGACTGGCTGAAG GTCCGAATGTACTCCAGAACCATTGCCATTATTGGTGGCTTTCTGGTGTTGGCTAGTGGGGCAGGTGAGCTCTATCGCCAGAAACCACGAAGCCGTTCTCTGCAGTCTACAGGCCAAGTGTTCTTGGGCATCTACCTCATCTGTGTG GCTTACTCCCTCCAGCACAGCAAAGAAGACCGGCTGGCATATCTGAACCACATTCCGGGAGGGGAGCTTACACTTCAGCTGCTCTTCATCCTTTATGGTGTCCTGGCGCTGGCCTTCCTCTCTGGCTACTATGTGGCCCTGGCTGCTCAGATCCTGGCTGTGCTGCTACCCCTCATCATCCTCCTCATTGATGGAAACATCGTTTATTGGCACAACACTCGGCGAGTGGAGTTCTGGAATCAGATGAAGCTCATTGGCGAGAATGTGGGCATCTTTGGGGCTGCAGTGATCCTGGCCACGGATGGCTGA
- the NAGS gene encoding N-acetylglutamate synthase, mitochondrial, with protein MAPVTRTLAGVAAAARVGVGRGTTSWLRALGGARRFSSSATRWGSGGASPSRRLSTARVRTQLPREKAERGPEEATGDNGPPPGVGPPAAAGTLPGPAAAPQPQPPPPPPTAAPAPHSSRSLVQRDIQAFLTECGASPGEARHWLTQFQTTFDSADKPFAIIEVDEAVFRSTEAVLSLAFALAFLQRMDMKPLVVLGLPAPTAPSGCLSFWEAKSQMAQSCKVLVDSLRHNAATAVPFFGGGSVLSAAEPAPHATYGGIVSVETDLLKWCLESGSIPILCPIGETGARRSVLLNSLEVTAALAKVLLPTKIIFLNTTGGLRDANQKVLSNVNLPADLDLVTNAQWVSSKERQQMRLIVDVLGRLSHDSSAVITSANTLLTELFSNKGSGTLFKNAEQMLRVDSLEKLDQKRLVDLVNASFGKKLRDDYLASLHPRLHSIYYSEGYNAAAIVTTEPVLGGTPYLDKFVVNSGRKGQGSGQMLWECMRQDLHRLFWRSRVTNPINPWYFKNCDGSFSNKQWIFFWFGLADIRDSYELVNHAKGLPDSFCKPASDPGS; from the exons ATGGCTCCGGTGACTCGGACCCTGGCCGGAGTGGCGGCGGCTGCAAGGGTAGGAGTAGGAAGAGGGACAACTTCGTGGCTCCGGGCTCTGGGGGGTGCCCGAAGATTCAGCAGTAGTGCCACGCGCTGGGGATCTGGGGGTGCCAGTCCGAGTCGCCGCCTCAGTACTGCCCGAGTCCGGACCCAGCTACCGCGAGAGAAGGCCGAGCGAGGTCCCGAAGAGGCGACCGGTGACAATGGTCCTCCTCCGGGAGTGGGACCGCCTGCCGCTGCGGGCACGCTCCCGGGTCCAGCCGCCGCGCCGCAGCcacagccgccgccgccgccgcccacGGCTGCCCCCGCGCCGCACTCGAGCCGCTCGCTGGTCCAGCGGGACATCCAAGCGTTCCTGACCGAGTGTGGGGCCAGCCCGGGGGAGGCGAGGCACTGGCTCACCCAGTTCCAGACCACCTTTGACTCGGCGGACAAACCTTTTGCCATCATCGAG GTGGACGAAGCTGTGTTCAGGAGCACAGAGGCAGTCCTAAGTCTGGCCTTCGCCCTGGCCTTCTTGCAACGGATGGATATGAAGCCACTTGTGGTTCTTGGACTCCCAGCACCCACCGCACCCTCAGGTTGCCTTTCCTTCTGGGAGGCCAAGTCCCAGATGGCCCAGAGCTGCAAGGTCCTTGTGGACTCTCTCCGCCACAATGCAGCCACGGCTGTgcccttttttgggggagggtctGTGCTGAGCGCTGCCGAACCTGCCCCCCATGCCAC CTATGGTGGCATTGTCTCTGTGGAAACAGACCTGCTAAAGTGGTGCCTGGAGTCGGGTAGCATCCCCATCCTGTGTCCTATTGGCGAGACAGGTGCCCGGCGCTCTGTGCTACTCAATTCCTTAGAGGTCACTGCTGCTCTGGCCAAGGTTCTGCTGCCCACCAAGATCATCTTCCTCAACACCACCGGGGGCCTCCGGGATGCCAATCAGAAG GTTCTGAGTAATGTGAACCTGCCAGCGGACCTGGACCTAGTGACAAATGCCCAGTGGGTGAGCAGCAAGGAGAGGCAGCAAATGAGGCTTATTGTGGATGTGCTGGGCCGACTATCCCATGACTCTTCAGCTGTTATAACATCTGCCAATACCTTGCTTACAGAACTCTTCAGCAACAAGG GGTCAGGGACCCTCTTTAAGAATGCTGAGCAAATGCTTCGAGTAGACAGCCTCGAGAAGCTGGATCAGAAGCGGCTGGTGGACCTTGTAAATGCGAGTTTTGGCAAGAAACTTCGGGATGACTATTTGGCCTCTCTTCACCCACGGCTGCACTCCATTTACTATTCTGAAGG GTACAATGCTGCAGCCATCGTGACCACTGAACCTGTGCTGGGAGGCACCCCATACCTGGACAAGTTTGTGGTGAACTCAGGCCGGAAGGGCCAGGGCTCAGGCCAGATGCTATGGGAGTGCATGCGGCAGGACCTGCATAGACTTTTCTGGAGATCTCGTGTCACCAATCCCATCAACCCCTG GTACTTTAAGAACTGTGATGGCAGCTTCTCCAACAAACAGTGGATCTTCTTCTGGTTTGGCCTGGCTGACATCCGGGACTCCTATGAGCTTGTTAACCATGCCAAGGGGCTGCCTGACTCCTTCTGCAAACCTGCCTCTGACCCAGGCAGCTGA